A stretch of DNA from Allomeiothermus silvanus DSM 9946:
CTCGAGCCCCTTCTGGTCCACCTCTCTACCGGGAAACCGGCCCGTACCTTCCAGGCCGCTGACCCCGAGCTATTGGAAAAAGCCGCGCGGGAGATGGGCCTGCTCACCTACAAACCGGTGATCTACGTGGCGAACGTGGCCGAAGAAGACCTCCCGGACGGCGCCCGTAACCCCTACGTGGCCCAGGTCAAGGAGTATGCCGCCCAAGAGAGCGCAGACGTAGTGGTGGTCTCGGCCAAGATCGAAGCCGAATTGGCCGAACTCTCCGAGGAGGAAGCCGCCGAATACCTCAAGACCTTGGGGCTCGAGGAGTCCGGCCTTGACCGTCTGGTGCGGGTGGCTTACCACACCCTGGGGCTCATCACTTTTTTTACCGCGGGAGAAAAGGAAATTCGTGCCTGGACGGTGCGCCGGGGTACCAAAGCGCCCCAGGCAGCAGGGGAGATCCACTCTGACCTCGAGCGCGGTTTTATTCGCGCCGAGGTTATCGACTGGCATAAGCTGGTCGAGGCCGGGGGCTGGGCCCAGGCCAAGGAGCGGGGCTGGGTGCGCAGCGAGGGCAAAGAGTACGTGGTTCAAGACGGCGATGTGATGCTGATTTTGTTCAACGTATAAGCCTGGTAGCCCTGTCAGTCACAGCGAGGCGGGGCAAACACCTCCACCAAGTTCACCGCCCCCAAACCCTGCTGGGTAGCCCCGCCCGCCAGGTAGATCTTCCCACCCAACACCGCCGCGTAGATCCCGTGTTTAGGGATAGGCATGTCCGGCAGGCGTTGCCAGGCTTGTTGGGCTGGGCGGTAGACCTCAACCTGGGGGAACATCCCCCTGGGGTCAGCCCGGTTCCCCTCGCCACCAAGGATGTAAAGGCAGTTCCCCACCGCCGCAGCAGCGTGCCCGGAGCGTCCGGTGGGCATGGGGGTAAGGGTCTCCCACTTGCCGCTGGCCGGGTCGAAGGCCTCGAGCGTACCGAGCGTGAAGCTGTGCGTGTTGCGCCCGCCTGCTGCGTAAACCTTGCCCTTGAGGGCCGCCACCCCCAGGTGGTTGCGGGGGGTGGGCATGGCCGGGAGTTCCTTCCATTGGCCCAAAGCTGGGTCGTAGACGGCGGCATCCCCCAGCGATGACCCCCGCGCCCCGCCGATGGCGTAGATCTTTCCTTCCAGCACAGCTGCTCCCAAGGCCCCTCGAGCCGTCGGCAGCGGGCTTCCCAGGCTCCACCGGCCGGTCGCCGGATCGAAGATCTGGACCGTCTCGGTAGGCTGGTTTAAGCCTTCCCGGTAGCCGCCCAAAACCCATAGCTTGCCCTGCAGGCCCACCGCCGCCGGGTGATTGACCGCTACCGGCATCGGGGGGAGATTCTGCCAACGCTCAGTAGCGGGGTCATAGACCTCGGCACTGCCGAGGGTGGTGCCGTTGGGGGCGAAGCCCCCGACCACGTAGATCTTCCCGCCGACCTCCGCCGCGCCTACTTCCTGTCGCGGTTGCCCCAGGGGACTGAGCCGAGACCAAGAACCTTCCTGAGCCATAGCCAGCAGGCCCAAGAGCCCAAACCAAACCCAGGCTTTTGCCATGGGCTTATTGTGCTCCCTCGAGCGGCCTCCCGCGAATACCCCACACGGCCAACCGGGCTAAAACACCCGCCGGGAGCGACGGATGTTTGTGGGAACCGTGACCGAACTTGCGCCACGCTGAACGTACACTAAGGCCATGCGCCCCAAGGCCAAAATCTGGCTCGAGCGCGAGGACGGCTCTTACTTGATGGGGCCGGGGGCCATGCATCTGCTGCGGGCAGTGGCTGAAGCGGGGAGTTTAAAAGGTGGCGCCAAACAGGTGGGGATAAGCTACCGCAAGGCCTGGGCCCAGCTTAGAAAAGTCGAGGCGGCGTTGGGGTTTACTCTTTTGCAGCGGCATTCAGGTGGAGAGGGGGGTGGCGGCAGCACCCTCACCCCAGCGGCGTTGAACTTCCTCGAGCGCTACGAGCGGTTCTGCCAGGGAGCCCTACACGACCTCGAGGCCCGCTTCCGAGAAGCCTTTGCGCCAGAGGAGCTCAGTTGAGCGTTCGCCCTCCGAGCATAGCCCGCGCCCGCTCTACATAGCCCTGCAGGGTATCGCGCCATTCGTCTGAATCGGCCAGAAAGGGCATTAAGGCTTCGGCGCGGGCCACGATCTCCTGGGGGCGTGCGAAGCCCATCTGGGCCAGCACGTCCACTACCATCTCGTTGGCGCTCACCCAGTCGCGGCTGCCTTCCGGGGCTTCTTGAGCGGCAATCTGGTAGTGCTCGAGGGCTTCTTCCAGATTCAAGAGGTCGTAGGCCAGGTGCCCTAAAATCAGGTGTCCCGCCGACAGCGCCTCGAGCGCAATAGCTTGCTCAGCGGCTTGGCGCGCCTCGTCGTGGCGACTTTGGCGGTAGAGGGTTTCGGCTAGGTCACCCCAGGCTTCCCCTAAGTACATGTAATCGGGGTCGCGTACTACCTCGCGTAGATAGGTTTCGGCTTCAGCGGCGTCACCGCTTTCCAGCAAAGCGACGCCGAGTTCATGCAGCGCATAGGTGCGATCGGTGTCTTCGGCGCGGCTGGCGGCCTCGCGGAAGGCTTCTATGGCGGCTTGATACTGCCCCAGCTGCATCAGAGCCTGGCCCTGTACCAGCGGAGTGCCGTGGGCGGGCTCGGCACCCTGTTTTTCCAGCTCGAGGGCCTGGGCGATGGCCTCTAGAGCCCGGTTGGGGTTGCCCAGGAGCAGGTGAGCCCGAGCTTCTAAGTAGGCTTGCGTAGCGGCATCTTCGGGGTCTTTGATGAGGCTGTCCGGCGGCACCGGAGCACCCAACCCAGGGTCGCTGAGGTTTTCCCTGGCTTCCGCGAGCACCTCGAGCGCCTCTTCTCCTTCCCCTGCTTCCACAAACATCGCGGCAGCATCGAGGAGGTTCCAGTAGCGCTCGAGGCCCATTGCCCCCTGGGCGGCCTTACGGTAGGCCAACGCGGCTTCCCTGGGCTGGCCCAGGCGCTCGTAGGCCTTACCCTGCAGGGCGTGGGCCCGCCAGGCCAAGAAGCCGGGCAAGCTCAGCCGGGTAGCTCTTTCGCTGGAAAGAAGGCGTTCCAGCACCCCTAGGGCTTCTTCCGGCAGACCCAAGTAGAGCAAGGCCTGGGCCTGGTGGTATTGGGCTTGGGGGTCGTCATTTTCGAGCAGGAGGGATTTGACCTCCCCCTCAGAGGCTCCCTCGAGCGCACGCAACTCCGCCAGAAGGGCCCGGTAGCGGGGGTGAACTTCGAGGTTGGGGTAGGCCTCGCGGCCTTCCTCCAGGGCGCGGTAAGCCCCCTCGAGCCCGCCCTCGCCGTAAAGGGTATAGGCCTCCGCCAAGAGCAGGGAAGCTTCCTTGGCCGCCTCGCCTTGAGCAAAGGTCAAGGTGCGCACCAACGTCTCAAATGCGGTGTCGTAATCTCCTTGGTGTAGTGCTTCCAGCACCCGCTGCATCCGAGCGAGAATACCACAGGACGCTGCTTTGTACCGTCGCCTAGCGCTCAACGTAAATAGGCTAGATGCCGAACGCTAAACGCAAGACGCAGGAGCCTAGAGTCAGGTTGACAGGGACAGAACCTCAACCTGTGCCCTTGGGGTCATCCGTTTGCTTTTCAGCGTTTGGCATAGGCCGTTATCCCCCCTGGCACTCAATCCTCATTCGTTCGTGAGTTACCATACAGGTGTGCGAACGCCCACTTTGGGTCAGCACGGTTTAATTTGGGATAGTTCTGGCCCAGAGGTGTTGAGGAGGTATAAGGTTGCCAACGCGCATCAACCCATGGACTTTGGTAATCCTGGTGATCGCCGGATACTGGTTATTTACCCTGTTCTCCGGCGGCAACCAGCCTACCGTCTCGTATAGCGATTTTAGGCGGTATGTGAGCGAGGGCAAGATCGCTCGGGTAATCCTGGAGGAGAACCGCATCACCGGGGTGTTCAAGGTCCCCGAGCGGATCACCACAGGCGGAGGCACTTCCACGGTGTCTCGCTTCAGCTTGCCCACCTTGCCCAGCAACGTTCGGGATGACGAGCTTATCCCGCTCTTGCAACAGAACAACGTCGAGGTAATCACCCGTTCCCCCTCGATTTGGCCCCAGGTGATCGGGATCTTTGCCCCGGTGATCCTGCTGATGGCGTTCTTCTGGTTCTTCTTCATGCGCTCGCAAGGGGGGGCCGGGCAGGTCATGCAATTTGGGCAGAGCCGGGCCCGGCAGTACGGCAAGGAGCGGCGGGTCTCCACCACCTTCAAGGACGTAGCCGGGCACACTGAGGCCAAGCGCGAGCTGATGGAAGTCGTAGACTTCCTCAAGAACCCTCAGAAATACATTGCCATCGGGGCGGAGATCCCCAAGGGGGTGCTCTTGGTGGGGCCTCCCGGAACCGGGAAGACCCTCCTTTCGCGGGCCATTGCCGGAGAGGCGGGGGTGCCTTTTTTCTCGGTATCGGCTTCGGAGTTCATGGAGATGTTCGTGGGGGTAGGGGCTAGCCGGGTGCGCTCGCTCTTCGAGGAGGCCCGCCGCAACGCCCCGGCGATCATCTTCATCGACGAATTGGACTCCATCGGGCGCAAGCGCGGGGCGGGGATCGGGGGTGGGCACGACGAGCGCGAACAGACCCTTAACCAGATCCTCTCCGAGATGGATGGCTTCGAAAAAGACACCAGCGTGATCGTGCTGGCCGCGACCAACCGTCCGGACATCCTGGATCCGGCGCTGTTGCGCCCCGGGCGCTTTGACCGTGAGGTAGTGATTGGCCTGCCTACCATGGAGGAGCGCAAAGAAATCTTGCTAGTACATATGCGGGGCAAACCCATCGCCTCCGATGTGGAGGTAATGGAGCTGGCCCAGATCACTCCCGGGATGAGCGGAGCCGATCTCAAAAACCTGGTGAACGAAGCGGCGTTGCAAGCAGCCCGCGAGGGGTACAACCAGATCCACATGAGCCACTTCCGCACTGCTTTGGACAAGATCATGCTGGGCCTCGAGCGCGGCACGCTCAAGCTCTCCGAGAGCGAGAAGCGGGCGGTGGCCTACCACGAGGCGGGCCACGCCGTCGCGGGCGAGGTATTGCCCTATGCCGACAAAACCGAGAAGGTTTCCATCGTGCCGCGCGGGATGTCCTTAGGGGTGCGCTGGAGCAAGCCCGAGGAGCGGGTGCTGATGAGCAAGGAACACCTCGAGGACACCCTGGCCATGACCCTAGCGGGCCGCGCCGCTGAGGAGATCTTTACCGGCACCATCACCACCGGGGCGGCCAACGACTTCAAGCAAGCTACCCAGATGGCCAAGCAGATGGTGCTGGACTGGGGCATGGGCGAGCACTTCAAGAACGTGGCCTGGGGTTCTAACAGCGGCCCTATCTTTTTGGGAGAGGAAATCGCCAAGAAGCAGGACCACTCCGAGGAGACGGCCCGCCTCATTGACGAGGACATCCGCAAGATTCTCGACGATGCCTACGCCAAGGCCAAAAAGGTGCTCTCCGACCACGCCCCCGCCATGCACAAGATCGCCGAGGAACTCCTCACCCACGAGACCATCCTGGGCAACCGGGTGCGGGAGATCCTGGCCGAGGCCAAGG
This window harbors:
- the ychF gene encoding redox-regulated ATPase YchF codes for the protein MLGVGIVGLPNVGKSTLFNAITKAGALAANYPFATIDKNVGVVSLPDPRLEALQKLFIKGDRVPPIVPTHVEFVDIAGLVKGAHKGEGLGNQFLANIREVAAIAHVVRCFADPNVVHVSGQVNPLDDLETINTELALADLATLEKRLDKLRKTARVDKDDKALLEVLEPLLVHLSTGKPARTFQAADPELLEKAAREMGLLTYKPVIYVANVAEEDLPDGARNPYVAQVKEYAAQESADVVVVSAKIEAELAELSEEEAAEYLKTLGLEESGLDRLVRVAYHTLGLITFFTAGEKEIRAWTVRRGTKAPQAAGEIHSDLERGFIRAEVIDWHKLVEAGGWAQAKERGWVRSEGKEYVVQDGDVMLILFNV
- a CDS encoding Kelch repeat-containing protein yields the protein MAKAWVWFGLLGLLAMAQEGSWSRLSPLGQPRQEVGAAEVGGKIYVVGGFAPNGTTLGSAEVYDPATERWQNLPPMPVAVNHPAAVGLQGKLWVLGGYREGLNQPTETVQIFDPATGRWSLGSPLPTARGALGAAVLEGKIYAIGGARGSSLGDAAVYDPALGQWKELPAMPTPRNHLGVAALKGKVYAAGGRNTHSFTLGTLEAFDPASGKWETLTPMPTGRSGHAAAAVGNCLYILGGEGNRADPRGMFPQVEVYRPAQQAWQRLPDMPIPKHGIYAAVLGGKIYLAGGATQQGLGAVNLVEVFAPPRCD
- a CDS encoding winged helix-turn-helix domain-containing protein, which translates into the protein MRPKAKIWLEREDGSYLMGPGAMHLLRAVAEAGSLKGGAKQVGISYRKAWAQLRKVEAALGFTLLQRHSGGEGGGGSTLTPAALNFLERYERFCQGALHDLEARFREAFAPEELS
- a CDS encoding tetratricopeptide repeat protein — encoded protein: MQRVLEALHQGDYDTAFETLVRTLTFAQGEAAKEASLLLAEAYTLYGEGGLEGAYRALEEGREAYPNLEVHPRYRALLAELRALEGASEGEVKSLLLENDDPQAQYHQAQALLYLGLPEEALGVLERLLSSERATRLSLPGFLAWRAHALQGKAYERLGQPREAALAYRKAAQGAMGLERYWNLLDAAAMFVEAGEGEEALEVLAEARENLSDPGLGAPVPPDSLIKDPEDAATQAYLEARAHLLLGNPNRALEAIAQALELEKQGAEPAHGTPLVQGQALMQLGQYQAAIEAFREAASRAEDTDRTYALHELGVALLESGDAAEAETYLREVVRDPDYMYLGEAWGDLAETLYRQSRHDEARQAAEQAIALEALSAGHLILGHLAYDLLNLEEALEHYQIAAQEAPEGSRDWVSANEMVVDVLAQMGFARPQEIVARAEALMPFLADSDEWRDTLQGYVERARAMLGGRTLN
- the ftsH gene encoding ATP-dependent zinc metalloprotease FtsH; its protein translation is MPTRINPWTLVILVIAGYWLFTLFSGGNQPTVSYSDFRRYVSEGKIARVILEENRITGVFKVPERITTGGGTSTVSRFSLPTLPSNVRDDELIPLLQQNNVEVITRSPSIWPQVIGIFAPVILLMAFFWFFFMRSQGGAGQVMQFGQSRARQYGKERRVSTTFKDVAGHTEAKRELMEVVDFLKNPQKYIAIGAEIPKGVLLVGPPGTGKTLLSRAIAGEAGVPFFSVSASEFMEMFVGVGASRVRSLFEEARRNAPAIIFIDELDSIGRKRGAGIGGGHDEREQTLNQILSEMDGFEKDTSVIVLAATNRPDILDPALLRPGRFDREVVIGLPTMEERKEILLVHMRGKPIASDVEVMELAQITPGMSGADLKNLVNEAALQAAREGYNQIHMSHFRTALDKIMLGLERGTLKLSESEKRAVAYHEAGHAVAGEVLPYADKTEKVSIVPRGMSLGVRWSKPEERVLMSKEHLEDTLAMTLAGRAAEEIFTGTITTGAANDFKQATQMAKQMVLDWGMGEHFKNVAWGSNSGPIFLGEEIAKKQDHSEETARLIDEDIRKILDDAYAKAKKVLSDHAPAMHKIAEELLTHETILGNRVREILAEAKAPQPVATPTQAPEA